The following are from one region of the Cetobacterium somerae genome:
- the rbr gene encoding rubrerythrin, with translation MSKHLSQNIRVAINEDSYSITRDEKLCIKCGQCKEVCNNYVGVNNNYSLDKTNDVAICIECGQCANVCPTSSITEIYDYKKLKSLIKNKENIVIFSTSPGVRVALGEEFQMDDGSFVQGKMVALLKKLGASYVLDTNFAADLTIVEEASELLSRITKNDKPLPQFTSCCPAWVKYAEIFHPEILPHISTAKSPIGMQGPTIKTYFAKKMDINPAKIINVAVTPCTAKKFEIKRDEMNASSHYNEIENLRDMDFVITTRELALWAKEEEIDFKILPDADYDKFMGEASGAGVIFANTGGVMEAALRTAYAYLTKKQPPLELYNLKEIRGMEGVKEASLNIEGLNINVAVIFGTDNATKFIENIKNLDKEYHFIEVMTCPGGCIGGGGQPKGTMLKGDKLREKRIEGLYKRDSELKLRLSHENPEIIELYKEFYEKPLSELAEKMLHTNYYDRSEELGGKKMEKYRCTVCGYTHEGELTEGFICPLCKQPASVFEKIEEKKVEGNANKYAGTKTEKNLLDALAGESLARNKYTFYSEVAKTEGYEQIHHLFIKTADNEREHSKLWFKELGMLGDTSENLLHAAEGENYEWTDMYSKFAEEAEAEGFYDLAKKFRAVAKIEKAHEERYRKLLNNVQMKAVFEKADETMWECINCGHLVMGKKAPESCEVCSYSQSFFEVRAENY, from the coding sequence ATGAGTAAGCATCTATCACAAAATATAAGAGTAGCTATCAATGAGGATAGTTACTCTATAACTAGAGATGAAAAACTTTGTATAAAGTGTGGACAATGCAAAGAGGTTTGCAATAATTATGTGGGTGTAAATAATAATTATTCTTTGGATAAAACCAATGATGTAGCTATTTGTATAGAGTGTGGACAGTGTGCGAATGTTTGTCCAACATCTAGTATTACAGAGATTTATGATTATAAAAAATTAAAATCATTAATTAAAAATAAAGAAAATATAGTTATATTTTCAACTTCTCCTGGAGTTAGAGTTGCTCTAGGTGAGGAGTTTCAAATGGATGACGGAAGTTTTGTTCAAGGGAAGATGGTAGCATTGTTAAAAAAATTAGGTGCAAGTTATGTTCTTGATACAAATTTTGCAGCGGATTTGACAATTGTAGAAGAAGCCAGTGAACTTTTAAGTAGAATAACTAAAAATGATAAACCGTTACCACAATTTACAAGTTGTTGTCCAGCTTGGGTAAAATATGCTGAGATTTTTCATCCTGAAATTTTACCACATATATCTACAGCAAAAAGTCCAATTGGAATGCAGGGACCTACTATAAAAACATATTTTGCTAAAAAAATGGATATTAATCCTGCAAAAATAATAAATGTTGCTGTGACACCATGTACAGCTAAAAAATTTGAAATCAAAAGAGATGAAATGAACGCCTCATCTCATTATAATGAGATAGAAAATTTAAGAGATATGGATTTTGTTATAACAACAAGAGAGTTAGCTCTTTGGGCAAAAGAGGAAGAAATAGATTTTAAAATTTTACCTGATGCTGATTATGATAAATTTATGGGAGAGGCTTCAGGAGCAGGAGTTATATTTGCAAATACAGGTGGAGTTATGGAAGCAGCTTTAAGAACAGCATATGCATATCTAACTAAAAAACAACCGCCGTTGGAGCTTTATAATCTTAAAGAGATACGTGGAATGGAAGGAGTGAAAGAGGCTTCTTTAAATATTGAGGGATTAAATATAAATGTTGCTGTAATTTTTGGAACAGACAACGCAACAAAATTTATAGAAAATATTAAAAATTTAGATAAGGAATATCACTTTATTGAAGTTATGACCTGCCCTGGTGGCTGCATCGGTGGTGGAGGACAACCAAAAGGTACAATGTTAAAAGGTGATAAGTTAAGAGAAAAACGTATTGAAGGTTTATATAAAAGAGATTCTGAATTAAAACTTAGACTTAGTCATGAAAATCCAGAGATTATTGAGTTGTATAAAGAGTTTTATGAGAAACCTTTAAGTGAGTTAGCAGAAAAAATGTTACATACTAATTATTATGATAGAAGTGAAGAATTAGGAGGAAAGAAAATGGAAAAATATAGATGTACAGTTTGTGGGTATACACATGAGGGAGAGTTAACAGAAGGATTTATCTGTCCGCTTTGTAAGCAACCAGCAAGCGTTTTTGAAAAAATAGAGGAGAAGAAAGTTGAGGGAAATGCTAATAAGTATGCAGGAACTAAAACTGAGAAAAATTTATTAGATGCGTTAGCTGGTGAGTCTTTAGCTAGAAATAAATATACTTTCTATTCAGAGGTGGCAAAAACAGAAGGATATGAACAAATTCATCATCTATTTATAAAAACTGCAGATAACGAGAGAGAGCACTCTAAGTTATGGTTTAAAGAGTTAGGAATGCTTGGAGACACAAGTGAAAATTTACTTCATGCAGCTGAAGGGGAAAATTATGAGTGGACAGATATGTATAGTAAATTTGCTGAAGAAGCTGAAGCTGAAGGGTTCTATGATCTTGCTAAAAAGTTTAGAGCTGTAGCTAAAATAGAGAAAGCTCATGAAGAAAGATATCGTAAGCTTTTAAATAATGTACAGATGAAAGCAGTTTTTGAAAAAGCAGATGAAACTATGTGGGAATGTATAAACTGTGGTCATTTAGTTATGGGTAAAAAAGCTCCTGAGAGTTGTGAAGTATGTTCTTATTCGCAAAGTTTCTTTGAAGTAAGAGCAGAAAATTACTAA
- a CDS encoding transposase, with product MARKSYSPEFKFAVVLEALKERKTLQEIASEHHIAPSQISRWVDEFKSAGISVFSKDMSSSKKIELLEEQQHELYAKIGKLSSENDWLKKKLER from the coding sequence GTGGCTAGAAAATCATATTCACCAGAATTTAAATTTGCAGTTGTTTTGGAAGCACTTAAAGAAAGAAAAACTCTTCAAGAAATCGCTTCAGAACATCATATTGCACCTTCTCAAATATCTCGTTGGGTAGATGAGTTTAAATCGGCGGGTATCTCTGTTTTTTCTAAAGATATGTCTAGCTCTAAAAAGATTGAACTTCTTGAAGAGCAACAACATGAGCTTTATGCTAAAATTGGTAAACTTAGCTCTGAGAACGATTGGTTAAAAAAAAAGCTCGAGAGATAG
- a CDS encoding IS3 family transposase, giving the protein MVKKKAREIADLLGNPVSLIEENLYFSISEQCRIFGASRSSYYYAPRPKVDIQVQLKEKIKEQYSLDPSAGSRRITAALNRAGIPVKRSVIRRLMRQLNLKGIAPKRNLSKPKAGAQKFPYLLRNLKIEKPNAVWSTDITYLKTPTGFMYLTAIIDVYSRKILTWELSNSMSKDFCINCYKEAVKTYGSPEILNTDQGSQYTSNEFIETVLSSGALLSMDGKGRCLDNVWIERFWRTIKYDYLYLYEHKTTLELYKGIQSYLNFYNSERGHSSLGYSTPNEAFELSTFEYKKIA; this is encoded by the coding sequence TTGGTTAAAAAAAAAGCTCGAGAGATAGCTGATTTATTAGGTAATCCAGTTTCTTTAATCGAAGAAAACCTTTATTTTAGCATCTCAGAACAATGTAGAATATTTGGCGCTAGTCGAAGCTCATACTATTACGCTCCTAGGCCTAAAGTTGATATTCAGGTTCAATTAAAAGAAAAAATAAAGGAACAATACAGTCTAGATCCTTCAGCGGGTTCTAGACGTATTACTGCAGCTTTGAATAGAGCTGGAATACCTGTAAAAAGATCAGTCATTAGAAGACTCATGAGGCAGCTAAACCTTAAAGGAATTGCACCTAAAAGAAATTTAAGTAAACCTAAAGCTGGAGCGCAGAAATTCCCTTACCTTTTGAGAAATCTAAAGATTGAAAAGCCTAATGCAGTATGGTCAACTGATATTACGTATTTAAAAACACCAACAGGTTTTATGTATTTAACTGCAATAATTGATGTTTATAGTCGTAAAATACTAACTTGGGAATTGTCAAACAGTATGTCTAAAGATTTCTGCATTAATTGTTACAAAGAAGCAGTAAAAACTTATGGTTCACCAGAAATATTAAATACGGATCAAGGTAGTCAATATACAAGTAATGAGTTTATCGAAACAGTGCTTTCATCAGGCGCTTTATTAAGTATGGATGGAAAAGGCCGTTGTTTAGACAATGTCTGGATAGAAAGATTTTGGAGAACAATTAAATATGATTATTTATATCTTTACGAGCATAAAACAACACTGGAATTATACAAAGGAATCCAATCATATTTAAATTTTTACAACTCAGAAAGAGGACATAGTTCTTTAGGATATTCTACTCCAAATGAAGCTTTTGAATTATCAACTTTTGAGTACAAAAAAATTGCTTAG
- the rbr gene encoding rubrerythrin, translated as MNNIKGTKTEKNLLEAFAGESMARNKYSYYASKAKKDGYVQVSKLFEETAHNEQEHAKIWFKLLHGGTVASTIENLKDAAEGENYEWTDMYATFAKEAREEGLEDIAILFEEVGKIEKQHEARYKQLLENIESGNVFKRESVKEWECMNCGHIHTGMVGSFVKQFLLKPKQFFCTQKLIIQKLHLE; from the coding sequence ATGAACAATATTAAGGGAACAAAAACAGAAAAGAATTTATTAGAGGCTTTTGCAGGGGAATCTATGGCAAGAAACAAATATTCTTACTATGCAAGTAAAGCTAAAAAAGATGGGTATGTTCAAGTATCTAAATTATTTGAAGAGACAGCTCATAATGAGCAGGAACATGCTAAAATTTGGTTTAAACTTCTTCATGGAGGAACAGTAGCTTCTACCATTGAAAATTTAAAAGATGCAGCTGAAGGTGAAAATTATGAGTGGACAGATATGTATGCAACTTTTGCCAAAGAAGCTAGAGAAGAGGGATTAGAAGATATTGCTATTCTTTTTGAAGAGGTTGGAAAAATAGAAAAACAACATGAAGCTAGATACAAACAGCTTTTAGAAAATATAGAGTCAGGAAATGTATTTAAAAGAGAGTCAGTAAAAGAGTGGGAATGTATGAACTGTGGGCACATACATACAGGTATGGTGGGCTCTTTTGTCAAACAGTTTCTCTTAAAACCTAAGCAATTTTTTTGTACTCAAAAGTTGATAATTCAAAAGCTTCATTTGGAGTAG
- the rlmF gene encoding 23S rRNA (adenine(1618)-N(6))-methyltransferase RlmF has product MKKEIKKGELHPNNPHKGRYDFKILIEKLPELKSFIIKNPIGEDTIDFSDNQAVICLNKALIKTYYNIDNWDIPAGFLCPPIPGRADYIHYIADLLTKKKNINVLDIGTGANCIYPIIGSQTFSWNYTASDIDPKSIENAQKIIDSNENLKNKVKLKLQKDRNHIFLGVIEKNDRFDLTMCNPPFHSSLEDALKANQRKVDNLNKGNKNIQKGLNFGGQKAELWCPGGERLFLKKMAKESAIFASQVYYFTSLISNKENVKPTIKVLEKLGAKCQVLEMSQGQKISRVLAWTFNQK; this is encoded by the coding sequence TTGAAAAAAGAAATAAAAAAAGGGGAGCTGCACCCAAATAATCCTCATAAAGGAAGATATGATTTTAAGATTTTAATTGAAAAGTTACCTGAATTAAAATCATTTATTATAAAAAATCCAATAGGTGAAGATACAATAGATTTTAGTGATAATCAAGCTGTTATCTGTTTAAATAAAGCGTTAATAAAAACATATTATAATATCGATAACTGGGATATTCCAGCAGGTTTTTTATGTCCACCTATACCAGGAAGAGCAGATTATATCCATTATATAGCAGATTTATTAACTAAAAAGAAAAATATAAATGTATTAGATATAGGGACTGGAGCAAATTGTATCTATCCAATTATAGGTAGCCAAACTTTTAGTTGGAACTATACGGCTTCCGATATAGATCCTAAGTCTATTGAGAACGCTCAAAAGATAATAGATTCAAATGAAAATTTAAAAAATAAAGTAAAACTTAAACTTCAAAAAGATAGAAACCATATATTTTTAGGAGTTATTGAAAAAAATGATAGGTTTGATTTAACTATGTGTAACCCGCCTTTTCATTCATCTTTAGAGGATGCTTTAAAAGCTAACCAGAGAAAAGTTGATAATTTAAATAAGGGAAATAAAAATATTCAGAAAGGATTGAACTTTGGTGGACAAAAAGCTGAGCTATGGTGTCCAGGTGGAGAGCGTTTATTCCTAAAAAAAATGGCTAAAGAGAGTGCTATTTTTGCTTCGCAAGTATATTATTTTACATCTTTAATTTCAAATAAAGAAAATGTAAAACCAACAATAAAAGTTCTTGAAAAATTAGGAGCTAAGTGCCAAGTTTTAGAGATGAGCCAAGGACAAAAAATTAGTAGAGTTTTAGCTTGGACTTTTAACCAAAAATAA
- a CDS encoding alanine/glycine:cation symporter family protein: MNFITKLIDFINGIIWSNNILVALLIGTAIYFTLKTNFMQFRLFKHMLKSVWNKEDEGKGVSSFESFCLGTACRIGAGNIAGVVAAISVGGPGSIFWMWLVALLGCSTSFIESTLSVIYRKKDPNGEFEGGTPWILEKKLNKRWIGVFYAIASIICYIGAIQVMSNSVTESFESAFHINKFALAGFLAVAVALTIFGKRNKIINVLNKIVPFMALLYIGVVLIVILKNATLVPLVIKNIFYQAFGGEQIIGGALGGIIMQGVKRGLFSNEAGTGNSNYAAAIADVKHPAKQGLVQAFGVFVDTIVICTATALVVLLAGDQGDLTGMVLFQESLKSHIGWIGIPFTSITIFLFSFSTILGVTFFGRNALSFISKNSILNIGYKILIILMVFQGGIQENQTVWALADLGLGLMAIINIGCILPISKDAIDSLRDYEENFLNQGKQKNISENLAEEK; the protein is encoded by the coding sequence ATGAATTTTATAACAAAATTAATTGATTTTATTAATGGGATAATCTGGAGCAACAATATACTGGTGGCTCTTTTAATCGGAACAGCTATTTACTTTACTCTAAAAACAAACTTTATGCAATTTAGACTTTTCAAGCATATGTTAAAATCTGTTTGGAATAAAGAGGATGAGGGAAAAGGAGTAAGCTCTTTTGAAAGTTTTTGCTTAGGAACTGCATGTAGAATTGGTGCAGGAAATATAGCTGGTGTTGTAGCTGCTATCTCTGTTGGTGGACCTGGTTCTATATTCTGGATGTGGCTTGTTGCACTTTTAGGATGCTCAACATCGTTTATCGAATCTACACTTTCTGTAATTTATAGAAAAAAAGATCCAAATGGAGAGTTTGAAGGTGGAACTCCTTGGATATTAGAGAAAAAACTTAACAAAAGATGGATTGGCGTATTTTATGCAATAGCTTCAATAATTTGCTATATCGGAGCAATACAGGTTATGTCTAACTCAGTGACAGAATCTTTTGAAAGTGCTTTTCATATCAACAAATTTGCTCTTGCAGGATTCCTTGCTGTAGCAGTTGCTTTAACTATATTTGGAAAACGTAATAAAATAATAAATGTTTTAAACAAGATAGTTCCTTTTATGGCTTTACTGTATATAGGAGTTGTACTTATAGTTATATTAAAAAATGCAACTTTAGTACCTCTTGTAATAAAAAATATTTTCTATCAAGCTTTTGGTGGAGAGCAAATTATAGGTGGAGCTCTTGGTGGAATAATTATGCAGGGAGTTAAAAGAGGTTTATTCTCTAATGAGGCTGGAACTGGAAATTCAAACTATGCTGCTGCAATAGCTGATGTTAAACATCCTGCAAAGCAAGGTTTAGTTCAAGCATTTGGAGTTTTCGTAGATACAATTGTAATTTGTACTGCAACAGCATTAGTTGTACTTTTAGCTGGAGACCAAGGAGATTTAACTGGGATGGTATTATTCCAAGAATCACTAAAAAGTCATATAGGTTGGATTGGAATTCCATTTACATCGATAACAATATTCCTTTTCTCTTTTAGTACAATACTTGGAGTGACATTTTTCGGAAGAAACGCTTTAAGTTTTATCAGTAAAAACTCTATTTTAAATATCGGTTATAAAATCCTTATAATTCTTATGGTATTTCAAGGAGGAATTCAGGAAAATCAAACAGTTTGGGCACTAGCTGATTTGGGATTAGGGCTAATGGCAATCATTAACATTGGATGTATTCTTCCAATTTCAAAAGATGCTATCGATTCTTTAAGAGATTATGAAGAGAATTTTTTAAATCAAGGAAAGCAAAAAAATATTTCAGAAAATTTAGCTGAGGAAAAATAA
- a CDS encoding M81 family metallopeptidase yields MKRVLVGSMHHESNSFNPIITDEKDFSIRYGEDSLVFETKNNALRGIVDTLKENGYDVVPTLSARAVPNGEVSYELYSRLKKEFIERALEADKIKKLDGINLALHGSMRVVGLGEAEGDLLEELRKHFKDIPIVVALDMHTTMTDKMHKYADAYVGYKCAPHTDCFETGEHAAEILMYIFKENKIPKKSWASVPMLIAGEQSETSTEPMVYFINRCREYEKKQGVLGVSILMGYPWADSEDAAVGIYVVADDENLANTISKEIGQEFFDRRDEFSFHTETYQPEKAYEVALKALEENKFPIYLSDSGDNPTAGSSSDCTGFLKIILENSKTKDVSTPVIYGGIYDPEATLFCKGKIGQTIEVVAGAKFDTKTTKPLTLKGEVINYLEKWGTYESDLAVLRVNNVDVILAEKHVGYVTPEMYEDLGLDPKNRNIIVCKLGYLTEHHKLLSKRTIMALTTGSTNEDILNIKYEKVKRPIFPLDKNFEYKVSVKN; encoded by the coding sequence ATGAAAAGAGTTTTAGTAGGATCTATGCATCATGAATCAAATTCTTTTAATCCGATTATCACAGATGAAAAGGATTTCTCTATAAGATATGGAGAGGATTCATTAGTTTTTGAAACAAAAAATAATGCATTAAGAGGTATAGTTGATACTTTAAAAGAAAATGGATATGATGTTGTTCCAACGCTTAGTGCAAGAGCAGTTCCAAATGGGGAGGTAAGCTACGAACTTTATAGTAGATTAAAAAAAGAATTTATTGAGAGAGCTTTAGAAGCAGACAAAATAAAAAAACTAGATGGAATCAACTTAGCTCTTCACGGTTCTATGAGAGTAGTTGGATTGGGAGAGGCAGAAGGTGATCTTTTAGAGGAACTTAGAAAGCATTTTAAAGATATCCCAATTGTAGTTGCCCTTGATATGCATACAACTATGACTGATAAAATGCACAAATACGCTGATGCATATGTTGGATATAAATGTGCTCCACACACTGATTGTTTTGAAACTGGAGAGCATGCAGCAGAGATATTAATGTATATTTTTAAAGAGAATAAAATTCCTAAAAAATCTTGGGCAAGCGTTCCAATGCTAATAGCTGGAGAACAGTCAGAAACTTCAACTGAACCTATGGTTTATTTTATAAATAGATGTAGAGAATATGAAAAAAAGCAGGGAGTTTTAGGAGTTTCTATTCTTATGGGATATCCTTGGGCAGATAGTGAAGATGCTGCTGTTGGAATCTATGTTGTAGCAGATGATGAAAATTTAGCAAATACAATTTCAAAAGAGATAGGACAAGAGTTTTTTGATAGAAGAGACGAGTTTTCTTTTCATACAGAAACTTATCAGCCTGAAAAAGCTTATGAGGTTGCCTTAAAAGCTTTAGAGGAAAATAAATTTCCAATATATTTATCAGACTCTGGAGACAATCCTACTGCAGGTTCATCATCAGATTGTACAGGATTTTTAAAAATAATTTTAGAAAATTCTAAAACGAAAGATGTATCTACTCCAGTTATTTACGGAGGAATTTATGATCCTGAAGCAACGCTATTTTGTAAAGGAAAAATTGGACAAACTATAGAGGTTGTTGCAGGAGCAAAGTTTGATACTAAAACTACAAAACCTTTAACTTTAAAAGGAGAGGTTATTAATTATTTAGAAAAATGGGGAACATATGAAAGTGATTTAGCAGTCTTAAGAGTAAATAATGTAGATGTAATTTTAGCAGAGAAACATGTAGGGTATGTGACTCCTGAAATGTATGAAGATTTAGGATTAGATCCTAAAAATCGTAATATTATTGTTTGTAAATTGGGATATTTAACTGAGCACCATAAACTTCTTTCTAAAAGAACTATCATGGCTTTAACAACAGGAAGTACTAATGAGGATATTTTAAACATAAAATATGAAAAAGTTAAAAGACCAATATTTCCTCTTGATAAAAATTTTGAATATAAAGTATCTGTAAAAAATTAA
- a CDS encoding ABC transporter ATP-binding protein codes for MREILVQLNGVSKKFLVPQKGFKKEKKYVHAVNNVSLEIFKGETLSIVGESGCGKSTLGRVINKILDVEEGIIKFKGIDITKHNPREMLPFRKDMQVIFQDPYGSLNPRMKIKNLVSEPLLVHSELSVKEREKKALELLDMVGLSSSHGERFPHEFSGGQRQRVGIARAISVNPSLIIADEPISALDVSIQAQVINIFKDLQERFNLTYFFISHDLSVVELISDRVGVMYLGNLVEIGDKKNIYNNPKHPYTEALLSAIPVAEANKKRERIILKGDIPSPIDRPAGCPFSTRCPKVFDLCKEKMPILKDCSDGKSEHKVACHLIK; via the coding sequence ATGAGAGAGATTTTAGTTCAACTAAATGGAGTAAGTAAAAAATTCCTAGTTCCTCAAAAAGGATTTAAAAAAGAGAAAAAATATGTACACGCAGTTAACAATGTCTCTTTAGAAATTTTTAAAGGAGAAACTTTATCGATAGTTGGTGAAAGTGGCTGTGGAAAATCAACTTTAGGAAGAGTTATAAATAAAATATTAGATGTTGAAGAGGGAATAATTAAATTTAAAGGAATAGATATAACTAAACATAACCCAAGGGAGATGCTTCCTTTTAGAAAAGATATGCAAGTTATATTTCAAGATCCTTATGGTTCTTTAAATCCAAGAATGAAAATAAAAAATTTAGTTTCTGAGCCTCTTCTTGTTCATTCTGAACTTTCTGTGAAAGAGAGAGAAAAGAAAGCTTTGGAACTTCTAGATATGGTAGGGCTTAGTAGTAGTCATGGAGAAAGGTTTCCTCATGAGTTTAGTGGAGGACAAAGGCAACGTGTTGGAATAGCTAGAGCAATCTCTGTAAATCCAAGTTTAATTATAGCAGATGAACCTATATCAGCTTTAGATGTTAGTATTCAAGCTCAAGTTATAAATATTTTTAAAGATTTGCAAGAAAGATTTAATCTGACATATTTTTTTATATCTCATGATTTAAGTGTAGTGGAACTTATATCTGATAGAGTGGGAGTTATGTATTTAGGAAATTTAGTTGAGATAGGGGATAAGAAGAATATTTACAATAACCCTAAACATCCATATACAGAAGCTTTGTTATCAGCAATACCTGTAGCTGAAGCAAATAAAAAAAGAGAGAGAATTATTTTAAAAGGAGATATACCTAGTCCAATTGATAGACCAGCTGGATGTCCATTTTCTACAAGATGTCCAAAAGTTTTTGATTTATGTAAAGAGAAAATGCCAATTTTAAAAGATTGTTCAGATGGAAAAAGTGAACATAAAGTAGCATGTCATTTGATAAAATAA
- a CDS encoding ABC transporter ATP-binding protein, whose translation MTNYLLEVKNLKTQFKKDKKILTAIEDVSFKIEKGETLGLVGESGSGKSVTSMSIMRLHEENALINGEIFFQGEDILNLSNRDMKKIRGGKIATIFQDPMSSLNPILKIKDQLMECTKIHLGYSKKEAENHALKMLQLVGIPSPENVLNRYPHQLSGGMCQRVMIAMAMSCNPQLLIADEPTTALDVTIQAQIMELLLELKEKHQMGILLITHDLGVIAETCDNVIVMYAGRIMEKASVQELFDSPMHPYTKGLIASVPKLGSGATALPYIEGKVPDLASMPKGCKFSPRCKVAIEKCSVVEPKLKELSNGRKCRCHLILEEEGIS comes from the coding sequence ATGACAAACTACTTATTAGAAGTTAAAAATTTGAAAACACAGTTTAAAAAAGATAAAAAAATTTTAACAGCTATTGAAGATGTATCTTTTAAAATAGAGAAGGGTGAAACACTAGGTCTTGTTGGAGAAAGTGGGAGTGGAAAATCAGTAACTTCTATGTCTATTATGAGACTTCATGAAGAGAATGCTCTAATAAATGGAGAGATTTTTTTTCAAGGTGAAGATATTTTAAATCTTTCTAATAGAGATATGAAAAAAATTCGTGGTGGAAAAATAGCTACAATATTTCAAGATCCAATGTCATCTTTAAATCCAATTTTAAAAATAAAAGACCAACTTATGGAGTGTACAAAGATTCATTTAGGGTATAGTAAAAAAGAGGCTGAAAACCATGCTTTAAAAATGCTACAACTAGTTGGAATTCCTAGTCCGGAAAATGTTTTAAATAGATATCCTCATCAACTTAGTGGAGGAATGTGTCAAAGAGTTATGATAGCAATGGCTATGTCTTGTAATCCTCAACTTTTAATAGCAGACGAACCGACAACTGCTTTAGATGTTACAATTCAAGCACAAATTATGGAATTATTATTAGAGTTAAAAGAAAAACATCAAATGGGAATACTTTTGATAACTCATGATCTGGGAGTTATTGCAGAAACTTGTGATAATGTTATTGTTATGTATGCTGGACGAATAATGGAAAAAGCTAGTGTGCAAGAGTTATTTGATAGCCCAATGCACCCCTACACAAAAGGACTTATAGCCTCTGTTCCAAAACTTGGGAGTGGAGCAACAGCATTACCGTATATAGAGGGAAAAGTTCCAGATTTAGCAAGTATGCCAAAAGGTTGTAAATTTTCTCCAAGATGTAAGGTAGCAATTGAAAAATGCTCAGTGGTAGAACCAAAACTTAAAGAGCTATCAAATGGTCGAAAGTGTAGATGTCATCTGATTTTAGAAGAGGAGGGAATTTCATGA
- a CDS encoding ABC transporter permease subunit — protein MDEKDVFKNPFREFLENFFKRKVAVISLLFIIFLVIIAIFQPVPYDLNYADYENLLAEPSSKHWFGTDEYGRDLFSRVVAGTRLSLLVSLTAVSIGAFIGCILGLVAGYYGGKIESIIMRCCDVMFSFPGLLLAIGIVAIIGPGLINVIISIAIYGIPSFTRIVRSATISLKKQLYIEACKSIGVSDFRILLVHILPGTLPALIVTLTMRIGTAIISAASLSFLGFGASPTNPDWGAMLSTGRDYIGLAPHMLFYPGLMIFLTVLSFNLLGDGLRDTLDPKLN, from the coding sequence ATGGATGAGAAAGATGTTTTCAAAAATCCTTTTAGGGAATTTTTAGAGAATTTTTTTAAAAGAAAAGTTGCAGTTATTTCACTTTTATTTATAATTTTTTTAGTTATCATAGCTATTTTTCAACCAGTTCCATATGATTTAAACTACGCTGACTATGAAAATCTATTAGCTGAGCCTAGTTCAAAACATTGGTTTGGAACCGATGAATACGGTAGAGATCTTTTCAGTAGAGTTGTTGCAGGAACTAGATTATCTCTTTTAGTTTCTTTAACAGCTGTTTCAATTGGAGCATTTATTGGATGTATTTTAGGCCTTGTAGCAGGGTATTATGGTGGAAAAATAGAAAGTATCATTATGAGATGTTGTGATGTAATGTTCTCTTTTCCTGGACTACTTCTTGCTATTGGAATAGTTGCTATCATAGGACCTGGACTTATAAATGTTATTATATCTATTGCAATCTATGGAATTCCATCTTTTACAAGAATAGTTCGAAGTGCTACTATCTCTTTGAAAAAACAACTTTATATAGAAGCTTGTAAATCTATTGGAGTTAGCGATTTTAGAATACTTTTAGTTCATATTTTACCAGGAACTCTTCCAGCACTAATTGTAACTTTAACAATGAGAATTGGTACAGCAATAATTTCAGCTGCATCTTTAAGTTTTCTAGGATTTGGAGCAAGTCCTACAAATCCAGATTGGGGAGCAATGCTTTCAACAGGAAGAGATTATATTGGACTAGCACCTCATATGCTTTTTTATCCTGGACTTATGATTTTCTTAACAGTATTATCTTTTAACTTACTTGGCGATGGTTTAAGGGATACTTTAGACCCAAAACTTAATTAG